In the Tetrapisispora phaffii CBS 4417 chromosome 10, complete genome genome, AAAAGCAGCAATTGCCTCTGATCTAGCTCTTTGAAAAGCATCAGCTATATCTTCAACTTCTCTAACGATTTCCATTGCTCTACTACCGCTACCAAAAACTGCCTTGATTATTACAGGAAAGCCAATAGTTTGGGTCAACGATCTTGCTTCCTCAATTGAGTTTATTGAGTCACTGGATCCTGGAATTATTGGAATATTAGCCTTAAGTGCTAACTTTCTTAAAGatagtttattatttgctAAATCTATATTTTCTGGAGATGGGCCAATCCATTTAATGCCAGATTTTATGATCTGTCTAGCAAATTCTGAATTTTCTGACAAAAACCCATAACCTGGATGAATGAAATCGACATCATGCTCCTTAGCAACATCTATGATCTCAGTAATAGCCATATAGGCTCCAACTGGAGTGTATTGAGCTTCTTCCCCAATAACGTAAGCCTCATCAGCTTTCAACTTATGCATTGATAATCTATCTTCATGTGAATAAATTGCAACTGTTTCCATTGACAACTCATGAGCAGATCTAAAAATTCTAATGGGTATCTCACCTCTATTAGCAACTAGCAATTTGTTTCTGCCATTGAAAAGAGAATGGTCTTCTGTGACTACATCCCCATCATCAATATTGTCATTCATTTCCAAACAAACGTATATCGATGTAAATTGTACCTTTCAACTGATCTTAGTTCCGTTTccaatttaaaaataaaagttttGTTGGTATAACCTGGTTGACTGGGATGATAAGTGCTGCAAAATCGATATACTTTCGGACTACTGTATGATTTGCATAACGAAGAGtattctttatatatgtcCTTATATGCTACAATTTCAGATCTCATCGACCGTCGGATTAACTTACTCGACAGAAAATAATGCAGTTAAGAATGAATCAACATTGGAATTCGATGAGTAATGTCCAAAATCGATTGAATCaatctttaaattatgCCATATAATGCTCAGGCAAGTGAATTTATTAGTACAATTTACTGTGAATTTACATATGTACagatttataaataattttaactGCAATTGCGAACTATGTACCTTCTATGGTGGTCAGTCAACGGACAAGGGCAATGGCATTAAACTGTGGTAGTCTTCTTTGGCCTTACCTCATAAgtataaattcattattattttatagcATTGTTAAGGGCCTAAACTGAATGCGGTGAGTTACCATTGAGAAGTAAATAAACTCTATCGTAAAAatgtatattattattattctctGTTCTTCTTATTACTGTGTTATTGTTTAGTGGCATTAACTCTCCCATTTCTCGACCATTTCATTCATCAATTGGCCTCCTTGTAATTGGAGAATTCTTGGTAGATCCTCGATACCTTCAAGTAATCCATCTTCGTTGATAGTAGCCTTTTCCATGAACCCATTGATCAACTTTAAGACAAATAGTGCATTAGGGTATACTATACATTGTGAATATGGTGGATAGCACCAATActctaaatattttaaatagttCTTGAACTTAGGATCTTTCCAAACTTGAATATTTCCTTTTGTATTTTTCTTGTCTGCATtctgtttatttttattcaaaaaattagagCTGATTGTCTTTTGAGTGAATAAGTAGGTGACATATTGAATATTGGCTAATGACTGGACAAATTCTAATTCAACTTCAAACCTAGTAGGTAGATCGACGTTAGTTGacataattattatattttcttgcAACACAAAACAGATCGAAAAAAGTGACTTGTCTTGAACCCGATCTTTGGAATGTTCCAATGGTCAATTATTTAGATGGGAATGAGATATCCAATGGTAATCAACACAAATCTTATTGACAAATGACAAAACAGTTAAATTAAATGGAATTAGCCAGATGCCAATTGAGTTGAGTTAAGAAGCATGCATtttataacaataaatatcGAATACATTGCAACCTTTTATGTTCTTACTTCTATCAgatacaaaatatttttcaaatcaccgaaattataaaatcatttcTCGTAGTTAAGGGAATGTATGGTTGATTAAAGAGAGCATCCTAATAAACAACTAAGGTTCGTTGTACAGAAACCATAGGATACCGGTACACATTACAAATATCAAgaacattattatatatataaatatatatatatatctcaTAGTTCTTAGTGTGgtcttttatttattggTCATTTGTGCTTTCAGTTTGGCGAAGATTAAGGAAAGGATTAACTTGCATAGCAAGGTCCCGATCCTTTATAAAGAGAGGTATTGATTCATATTACATTAAATTGAAGTATGATGTACGCCAATTTTAGAAGTATTATATGGTCATTGTTAGCAccatttttgtttatttttggaTACGTGGTATATTTTGCAAGCGATACAGTTAAAACATGGGATATCAATAGAGATAGTATAATAAATTCTGTTTTTGTTAAAAGAGGTTGGTTCTGGAACTCACTGGTATTATGGTATGTCATACTCTTTACTAATATAACAATAGTAGATGAACCGAAGCGAAATAACTCCATTGAAGGGAGGAAGACAAAGACAAGAATCCATACTCTAAATATCAAAAAGTTTATCAAACGATATGTGATAGTGACGATGTGGTGGATTTTATTTACACAAGGtattccattttttaaaattccACCTATTATGGACctttgttttgttttcaCTGGAGGTTCTTgtaattttgaaatctttGATGAATCAAACgctattaatattaaattccAAGATTCAGAATATAGGAAGcttaaatctttaaaaagaatatacaAGATACTTAAGGATTATAAGGAATCATACATTGAATCTTCGTATTTGCACCACCTACGTTGTGCGATAGATGAAAATGCTGAAGGTTGCATGGATTTTGTACCTTCTAAAGATACAAAtgaattgataaaaaaaatacagGACCTCGATCCGATGGTTCAGTTTATATCCTCTAAATGCAAAAGAAATGGGGGCCATTGGGTAGGTGGTCATGATCCTTCAGGGcatatatttttacttacattgatgatgatgatgattatAGCAGAATTACCTAAAATTAATCGTATcagaaaacaaaatatgaTATATCAAAAGGACAGTAAAATTCGAAGGGTAAACATCGTTGAAAAAATAAGTAAAATTATTGGCGAAATTATTGGAACTATACCGTCTAGGAGTATTTTAAGTAATGGCTTGTTATCCACTTATGAGAAACTTTACCAATTTTTAATACTACCAATCATGCAAAATGTCaagttaataattcagCTTATTTCATATACGATTCATTTTGCACTTTTCCAAGAACCTGCTGTGCTTCTAATAAGTCTTTTAGGCATGTGGTGCTATAGTTTTCTTATTACTATCATAGTTTTCCATACGTTTTACGAACAAGTTACAGGGTTCCTCTCTGCATATATTGTTGCTGtgattatatatagattaGTTAAGTAGgattatatatagattaGTTAAGTAGGATTATAATACAGAAtgaattgataaattttaaatgtcGAATGCTATGTATGATCATATTTGTTTGCATCTCCATGATTTCGTAGgtaatttttgtaattttagTGCTGTTTTCTTTAAGAatgtaaaatataaaatgataCCAACGGAAACACAAAGTAAATTAGTTAAGTAGTAACCATCTCTTACCGTAGTGACATCCCCAGTAGAACAAAATGGTAAACCGTCATCCAATTTTAAACTATTTGAAAAGCTTACAGTTGTTGTAACTTTATCGACACACTTATAGATAGTGAACTTATTAATACACCATAAGATTAAGAATCTTGGCCAAGTACCACCGAAATTGCTTAGTGTATTCAATAATGTCATGTATGTGCCTCCAAGTAAAGGATCGGATACCCTCGTGTGAAAAGACGATATACCAACAAATTGGACAGTTTGCATGAAGGAACCCAACAGATGTTGACCAATCACCAAGAGGAAATACGAGGTTGTGATATTTCCACTCTTTGGGAACGAGTGCACAACATATGAACCCAATATAGCGGCAGTCAAACGTCCAATAAAACCGTAAAGCCATGGACTCAACACACCTGCATCCCCTACTAGTTTTTTCGAGAGTCTCTGTAACATAGAGCGTTGATTGTCtttattttccaattcCCATATCTTTGAAGATACCTTGTTATCCTTTGTTAGAGAAGCAGAATTTTCTACATTTGTTGGGTTTGAGTCAGAACTCCATTTGGCTACATAGTAGCCGAAGACAATTTCGAATGGGAAATCGATCAGAACAGTAACGGCCAGATCCTCTCTTTTGAACCCTTTTTCTAATAGTTTCAAATTGGTTGCGGCCTCGTTACATTGGAACGCAAATTTTGCTACCAAATGTATCAATGCAAGTTGTTGAACTGGTTTCAATTTCAAGACGTTGATGAAGCATCTATATATGTATGCGATACTCTGAGTCTTCTCCGCAGTTGATACATTTTCATTTGAGAGGAACAACTCTTTGTCATTATATTC is a window encoding:
- the SOH1 gene encoding mediator complex subunit SOH1 (similar to Saccharomyces cerevisiae SOH1 (YGL127C); ancestral locus Anc_6.116) — protein: MSTNVDLPTRFEVELEFVQSLANIQYVTYLFTQKTISSNFLNKNKQNADKKNTKGNIQVWKDPKFKNYLKYLEYWCYPPYSQCIVYPNALFVLKLINGFMEKATINEDGLLEGIEDLPRILQLQGGQLMNEMVEKWES
- the SCS3 gene encoding Scs3p (similar to Saccharomyces cerevisiae SCS3 (YGL126W); ancestral locus Anc_6.117), with protein sequence MMYANFRSIIWSLLAPFLFIFGYVVYFASDTVKTWDINRDSIINSVFVKRGWFWNSLVLWYVILFTNITIVDEPKRNNSIEGRKTKTRIHTLNIKKFIKRYVIVTMWWILFTQGIPFFKIPPIMDLCFVFTGGSCNFEIFDESNAINIKFQDSEYRKLKSLKRIYKILKDYKESYIESSYLHHLRCAIDENAEGCMDFVPSKDTNELIKKIQDLDPMVQFISSKCKRNGGHWVGGHDPSGHIFLLTLMMMMIIAELPKINRIRKQNMIYQKDSKIRRVNIVEKISKIIGEIIGTIPSRSILSNGLLSTYEKLYQFLILPIMQNVKLIIQLISYTIHFALFQEPAVLLISLLGMWCYSFLITIIVFHTFYEQVTGFLSAYIVAVIIYRLVK